A portion of the Paenibacillus sp. PvR098 genome contains these proteins:
- a CDS encoding DUF2953 domain-containing protein, translated as MVWAWAAGMIGVLIMILALSRVRIRITLTHQGDNDEILFNFRALLGLLNVNYNIPMLHFKNWAEGLELKMEQVNAKAHHLIKDQKKQINVEKIKEAYENIQILLKNCFHFHEWLLGTVRRIHCTQLNWKTSVGIGDAPETAFLVGALWGIKTSIIGFLSRYIRLDIQPHLQVMPAFNQKLLLIEGVCTLQIRLCHIISAVFRLLLRILKVKGGLRAWRSVLLPSETAEST; from the coding sequence ATGGTTTGGGCTTGGGCCGCCGGGATGATTGGTGTGCTGATCATGATCTTGGCGCTGAGCCGGGTTCGGATTCGGATAACGCTGACCCATCAAGGGGATAATGATGAAATTTTATTCAATTTCCGTGCGCTGCTCGGTCTGTTGAATGTGAACTACAATATCCCCATGCTTCATTTCAAAAATTGGGCGGAAGGTTTAGAGCTGAAGATGGAGCAGGTGAATGCGAAAGCCCATCATTTGATAAAAGATCAAAAGAAGCAGATAAATGTGGAGAAAATTAAGGAAGCATACGAAAATATACAAATCTTGCTTAAGAATTGTTTTCATTTTCACGAATGGCTGTTAGGAACCGTACGCCGAATCCACTGCACTCAGCTGAATTGGAAGACTTCGGTCGGTATCGGGGATGCCCCTGAGACGGCCTTCCTTGTGGGAGCTCTCTGGGGAATCAAAACATCAATCATAGGATTCCTTTCCCGGTATATCCGTTTAGACATTCAGCCTCATCTTCAGGTCATGCCGGCTTTCAATCAAAAGCTGCTCTTGATTGAAGGGGTTTGCACACTGCAAATACGACTGTGCCATATAATCAGCGCTGTCTTTAGATTGCTGCTTCGTATTCTCAAAGTCAAAGGCGGGCTGCGTGCTTGGAGAAGCGTGCTGCTGCCTTCGGAAACCGCTGAATCTACATAA
- the scpB gene encoding SMC-Scp complex subunit ScpB, producing MDLGQMKSVIEGLLFVAGDEGLDAKQLSEVLEQDAAFVRELILDLQSDLKRQGRGLQIVELAGTYQLATLPEHALYFERLAYSPSRSSLSQAALETLAIVAYRQPITRIDIEEIRGVKSDRALQTLVAKDLIHEVDRADAPGRPILYGTTKSFLDYFGLATIADLPETTMFENDDNLEEETRLLFEKLDGKQVTMDEIDDTDHA from the coding sequence ATGGATTTAGGACAGATGAAATCAGTTATTGAAGGCTTGCTGTTTGTGGCGGGGGATGAAGGGCTTGATGCCAAACAGCTGTCTGAGGTGCTGGAACAGGACGCCGCTTTTGTCCGTGAATTGATTTTGGATTTGCAGTCAGACTTGAAACGGCAGGGCCGAGGTCTTCAAATCGTTGAACTTGCAGGCACGTACCAGCTGGCAACGCTCCCTGAACACGCACTTTACTTTGAGCGTCTGGCCTACTCACCTTCCCGCTCGTCCTTGTCGCAAGCAGCACTAGAAACCCTAGCGATTGTCGCTTATAGGCAGCCGATCACCCGTATCGATATCGAGGAAATTCGCGGGGTGAAGTCGGATCGGGCGCTCCAAACGCTGGTTGCTAAAGACTTGATTCATGAAGTGGACCGCGCGGATGCACCGGGCAGGCCCATATTGTATGGCACAACTAAATCGTTTCTCGACTATTTCGGGCTGGCCACAATTGCCGATCTCCCGGAAACCACAATGTTTGAGAATGACGATAATTTGGAAGAAGAAACGCGGCTTCTGTTTGAGAAGCTGGACGGTAAGCAAGTGACCATGGACGAGATTGATGATACGGATCATGCGTAA
- a CDS encoding segregation/condensation protein A has translation MKVTVKLETFEGPLDLLLHLIDKAEVDIYDIPIKDITDQYMEYLDAMQELELELTSEFLVMAATLLSIKSKMLLPKPPILDLDFDDYMMDEDYDPRSELVAKLIEYRKYKAIADHLRDKEVERSLIYTREPEDLTPYVPVVMGNPVKGLHVADLVLAFRKALRRMQSRNAIAKIRKDEISVKDRMVEVIETLEKQGGKVLFSKLLQVDATKDAVVVTFLALLELMKVKRIVCFQHKLFDDIVIQAREDETANGFRTDEISY, from the coding sequence GTGAAAGTCACGGTAAAACTGGAAACCTTTGAGGGCCCCCTTGATTTGCTGCTTCATCTGATTGATAAAGCGGAGGTCGATATTTACGACATTCCGATCAAAGATATTACGGATCAATACATGGAATATTTGGACGCCATGCAGGAGCTTGAGCTCGAGCTGACGAGTGAATTCCTAGTCATGGCGGCCACTTTGTTGTCGATAAAAAGCAAAATGCTGCTGCCTAAACCTCCCATTCTCGATCTGGATTTTGACGATTACATGATGGATGAGGATTACGATCCACGGTCCGAGCTTGTTGCCAAGCTGATCGAATACCGCAAATATAAAGCCATTGCTGATCATTTGCGGGATAAAGAAGTGGAGCGAAGCCTCATTTATACGCGGGAGCCCGAGGATTTAACTCCGTATGTCCCTGTAGTCATGGGAAATCCGGTCAAGGGGCTTCATGTTGCGGATCTGGTTCTTGCGTTCCGGAAAGCGCTGCGTCGGATGCAGAGCCGCAACGCCATCGCCAAAATCCGTAAGGATGAAATCTCCGTCAAAGATCGGATGGTTGAGGTAATCGAAACGCTGGAGAAGCAGGGGGGCAAGGTCCTTTTCTCCAAGCTTTTGCAGGTGGATGCGACAAAAGATGCCGTAGTAGTGACGTTTCTGGCATTGCTTGAGCTGATGAAGGTCAAACGGATTGTTTGCTTTCAACACAAGCTTTTCGACGATATTGTAATACAGGCAAGAGAGGATGAAACGGCGAATGGATTTAGGACAGATGAAATCAGTTATTGA
- the ribE gene encoding 6,7-dimethyl-8-ribityllumazine synthase, whose translation MAKMYEGHLVSQGLKYGIVVGRFNEFITGKLLGGALDALKRHGVQEDEIEIAWVPGAFEIPLIAQKMAESGSYDAVITLGAVIRGSTPHFDFVCNEAAKGVAAIALKTGVPTIFGVLTTDSIEQAVERAGTKAGNKGWEAATGAIEMANLVKQFSK comes from the coding sequence ATGGCGAAAATGTACGAAGGACACTTGGTGTCGCAAGGTTTAAAATACGGTATTGTGGTGGGCCGATTCAATGAATTTATCACAGGCAAGCTGCTGGGCGGCGCTCTTGACGCATTGAAGCGTCATGGCGTACAAGAAGACGAAATCGAAATCGCTTGGGTTCCAGGGGCGTTTGAAATTCCGTTAATTGCACAAAAAATGGCTGAAAGCGGAAGTTACGATGCTGTGATTACGCTTGGTGCCGTTATTCGCGGATCAACTCCTCATTTTGATTTCGTGTGCAACGAGGCCGCCAAAGGTGTCGCAGCTATCGCACTGAAAACCGGTGTGCCAACGATCTTCGGTGTTCTGACGACGGATTCGATTGAGCAGGCCGTGGAGCGCGCTGGTACGAAAGCGGGCAACAAAGGCTGGGAAGCTGCCACTGGCGCAATCGAAATGGCTAATTTGGTCAAACAATTCTCCAAATAA
- a CDS encoding bifunctional 3,4-dihydroxy-2-butanone-4-phosphate synthase/GTP cyclohydrolase II: MADTIQFHTIEEAIYDLMLGKVIIVVDDEDRENEGDFVALAEKTTPEVINFMIKEGRGLVCVPITEERAQELDLPPMVTRNTDYHGTAFTVSVDHVETTTGISASERSRTVMSLIDEQTKPHSFRRPGHIFPLVAKKGGVLRRAGHTEASVDLARMCGSYPAAVICEVIKEDGEMARVPDLMEISRKHDLKIITIQDLIKYRNHKEKLVQREVEVKMPTDFGSFTAIAYTNVVDLKEHVALVKGKIDSDSPTLVRVHSECLTGDVFHSHRCDCGPQLAAALKQIDEAGAGVLLYMRQEGRGIGLINKLKAYKLQEQGLDTVDANLKLGFAPDLRDYGIGAQILKDLGVRQIRLLTNNPRKIRGLEGYGLEVIERVPIQMEENEDNTNYLHTKQAKLGHLLDFSAKK, translated from the coding sequence ATGGCGGACACAATCCAGTTTCATACGATCGAAGAAGCGATTTATGATCTGATGCTCGGCAAGGTCATCATCGTGGTGGATGATGAGGACCGTGAGAATGAAGGCGACTTCGTGGCTCTTGCCGAGAAGACAACGCCTGAAGTCATCAACTTTATGATTAAAGAAGGCCGCGGGCTTGTTTGCGTACCGATTACCGAAGAACGGGCTCAGGAGCTCGATTTGCCGCCAATGGTTACGCGGAATACGGATTACCACGGCACCGCGTTCACGGTTTCCGTCGACCACGTCGAAACGACGACAGGCATCTCGGCTTCGGAGCGCTCGCGGACCGTGATGTCGCTTATCGACGAACAGACCAAGCCGCACAGCTTTCGTCGGCCGGGTCACATTTTTCCGTTAGTTGCCAAGAAGGGCGGCGTGCTGCGCCGTGCCGGTCATACGGAGGCATCGGTAGATCTTGCTCGCATGTGCGGTTCCTATCCGGCTGCCGTCATCTGCGAGGTCATTAAAGAAGACGGTGAGATGGCGCGGGTTCCTGATCTTATGGAAATCAGCCGAAAGCATGATCTCAAAATCATCACCATTCAAGATTTGATCAAGTACCGCAATCATAAGGAAAAGCTGGTTCAGCGTGAAGTAGAGGTCAAAATGCCGACCGATTTCGGAAGCTTTACGGCGATCGCCTATACCAATGTCGTGGATCTGAAGGAGCATGTCGCCTTGGTCAAAGGCAAGATTGACAGCGACAGCCCGACCTTGGTGCGTGTTCATTCCGAATGCTTGACCGGCGATGTGTTTCACTCCCACCGCTGCGATTGCGGACCGCAGCTTGCTGCGGCCCTGAAGCAAATTGACGAAGCGGGCGCCGGGGTACTCCTCTATATGCGTCAAGAAGGACGCGGGATTGGTCTGATTAATAAGCTGAAGGCCTACAAGCTGCAGGAGCAAGGGCTTGATACGGTGGACGCGAACTTGAAGCTGGGCTTCGCGCCGGATTTGCGGGACTACGGCATCGGGGCGCAAATCCTGAAGGATCTTGGTGTACGCCAAATCCGACTGCTCACGAACAACCCCCGCAAAATTCGCGGCTTGGAAGGCTATGGCCTGGAAGTGATTGAGCGTGTACCTATTCAAATGGAAGAAAATGAAGACAACACGAATTATCTTCACACAAAACAGGCCAAACTTGGCCACCTGCTCGATTTTAGCGCAAAAAAATAA
- the ribE gene encoding riboflavin synthase: MFTGIIEEIGTLRRIAKQGQAMVLTIGAKRILTDVNLGDSISVNGVCLTVVSYDESSFTVDVMPETFRRTNLSRLSTGAPVNLERAMPANGRFGGHIVQGHVDTTGVISGRTPEENAVVFRLEPRDSGILKYIIPHGSITIDGISLTVVEATENSFTVSIIPHTLAETVLQYKKQGDEVNLEGDVLGKYMERLMTFRGGDGVGTSQKTKLTEAFLSDHGFM; encoded by the coding sequence ATGTTTACAGGCATCATAGAAGAAATCGGAACGCTGAGGCGTATAGCAAAGCAAGGGCAGGCGATGGTGCTGACGATCGGGGCCAAACGGATTCTCACCGACGTAAATCTCGGCGATAGTATTTCAGTCAACGGGGTATGCCTCACGGTCGTTAGTTACGACGAGTCGAGCTTTACTGTAGATGTGATGCCCGAAACGTTCCGTCGGACCAACCTGTCCCGGCTTTCGACCGGCGCGCCGGTCAATCTGGAACGGGCGATGCCGGCCAACGGCCGCTTCGGCGGCCATATTGTCCAAGGTCACGTGGATACGACCGGTGTGATCTCAGGCCGGACTCCGGAAGAGAACGCCGTCGTCTTTCGCTTGGAGCCGCGTGATTCGGGCATTCTAAAGTATATTATTCCTCACGGCTCTATCACGATTGACGGGATTAGCCTGACGGTCGTTGAGGCGACGGAGAATTCGTTTACCGTTTCGATCATACCGCACACGCTCGCCGAGACTGTGCTTCAGTACAAGAAGCAAGGGGATGAAGTCAATCTCGAAGGAGACGTACTAGGCAAATACATGGAGAGGCTTATGACATTTCGAGGTGGCGACGGCGTGGGGACCTCACAGAAGACGAAGCTCACCGAAGCTTTTCTCTCCGATCATGGATTCATGTGA
- the ribD gene encoding bifunctional diaminohydroxyphosphoribosylaminopyrimidine deaminase/5-amino-6-(5-phosphoribosylamino)uracil reductase RibD, whose protein sequence is MPLGDINDEFYMRLALQLGASASGQTGINPVVGCVLVKNGRVIGMGAHLKRGEAHAEVHALQMAGSEAEGSTAYVTLEPCSHHGKTPPCSDRLIREGVKRVVVAAKDPNPLVAGSGIARLRASGIEVTVGVLEHESIELNEAFNKFIVTRRPFVTVKSASTLDGKIAAKTGDSKWITSGDSRSYVHTLRHRHQAIMVGIGTVLADDPALTTRLPVPGLNPLRVVVDSTLRIPHGARLVRDGETPTVVLTTDRAPQARRRELEALGVEVIDCGPGPAVDLHAAMERLGERDIGSLLVEGGGRLSGALLEARLVDKLVLFFAPKIIGGGPAAPGNFDFSGFETMREAIRLDRLQVERFESDICITGYPGYETDSENDSESGV, encoded by the coding sequence ATGCCCTTGGGCGATATCAACGATGAGTTTTACATGCGGCTTGCCTTGCAGCTGGGCGCCTCCGCCTCCGGGCAAACGGGAATCAACCCGGTTGTCGGCTGTGTGCTTGTGAAGAACGGCCGAGTGATCGGGATGGGCGCGCATTTGAAGCGTGGTGAGGCGCATGCCGAAGTCCATGCGCTGCAGATGGCCGGAAGCGAAGCGGAGGGCAGTACGGCATATGTGACGCTGGAGCCGTGCAGCCATCATGGGAAGACGCCGCCGTGCAGCGACCGCCTCATCCGTGAAGGCGTGAAGCGGGTCGTTGTTGCGGCGAAGGACCCCAACCCGCTTGTGGCGGGAAGCGGCATTGCCAGGCTGCGTGCCAGCGGTATTGAGGTGACAGTGGGCGTGCTGGAGCACGAGTCCATAGAGCTTAACGAGGCGTTCAACAAGTTCATCGTCACACGCCGCCCTTTTGTCACCGTGAAAAGCGCCAGCACGCTGGACGGTAAAATCGCCGCCAAGACAGGAGACAGCAAGTGGATTACCAGCGGGGACTCCCGCTCGTACGTCCACACGCTGCGCCATCGTCATCAGGCAATTATGGTCGGCATCGGCACCGTACTGGCCGATGATCCGGCTTTGACGACCCGGCTCCCGGTGCCGGGTCTGAATCCCCTCCGCGTCGTCGTAGACTCGACGCTGCGAATCCCGCACGGCGCACGGCTCGTGCGGGACGGGGAGACGCCCACGGTCGTGCTGACGACCGACCGGGCGCCGCAGGCGCGCCGCCGCGAGCTCGAAGCGCTCGGCGTCGAGGTCATCGACTGCGGCCCGGGGCCGGCAGTCGACCTCCACGCCGCCATGGAGCGGCTCGGCGAACGCGACATCGGCTCGCTGCTCGTTGAAGGCGGCGGCCGGCTGAGCGGCGCGCTGCTGGAGGCGCGCCTTGTGGATAAATTGGTGCTCTTCTTTGCACCAAAGATCATCGGCGGGGGACCCGCAGCTCCCGGCAATTTTGATTTTTCCGGCTTTGAGACGATGCGGGAGGCCATTAGGCTGGACCGTCTTCAAGTCGAGCGGTTTGAGAGCGACATCTGCATTACCGGCTATCCCGGGTATGAAACAGATAGTGAAAACGATAGTGAAAGCGGGGTGTAA